Proteins from one Eriocheir sinensis breed Jianghai 21 chromosome 27, ASM2467909v1, whole genome shotgun sequence genomic window:
- the LOC127004104 gene encoding major facilitator superfamily domain-containing protein 1-like isoform X2, producing MVEGSMHSDGEDGSEPMPTGGVISAAPEDTPDNHESEGAENVVSGCGNCCNPAWGPFRFIGLFFMCFLGFGSYFCYDTPGSLQDHIKEDMDVDTVQFASLYSLYSWPNVVLCFIGGFLIDRVFGIRWGTIIFSTIVTGGQVVYALGALFNQFWAMQLGRFIFGIGGESLAVAQNTYAVSWFKGKELNTVFGLQLSMARVGSTVNFWSMVPLYNWVQTFSDGYRALGYSLLFAGITCVFSLICALILGVLDKKRSKALHLSAALSGEKVKFSDVLTFPVSFWLISVICVAYYVAIFPFIGLAKVFFMRKYDLDDNSANSVSGVVYIISAIASPILGNLVDRTGRNVMWVFMAVVVTLGCHVVLTFTFWNPFIPMSVLGLAYSLLASALWPMVSLIIPEHQLGTAYGIMQSVQNLGLAVVSILAGLIVDKSGYMMLEMFYIIWLCIALISTVIVWLSDSARGGYLNMPVSKREKYEEDREQLLSS from the exons ATGGTGGAAGGCTCGATGCATAGTGACGGGGAAGACGGTAGTGAGCCCATGCCTACTGGTGGTGTGATCAGTGCAGCTCCCGAGGACACGCCAGATAACCATGAGTCTGAG GGCGCGGAAAATGTGGTGTCTGGCTGTGGGAATTGCTGTAACCCCGCCTGGGGTCCATTCAGATTCATTGGTTTGTTCTTCATGTGCTTCCTGGGCTTTG GCTCGTACTTCTGCTATGACACTCCCGGCTCCTTGCAAGATCACATAAAGGAAGACATGGATGTTGACACAGTCCAGTTTGCCAGCCTGTACTCCCTCTACTCCTGGCCAAATGTTGTACTCTGCTTCATCGGGGGATTTCTCATTGACAG AGTCTTTGGTATCAGATGGGGAACAATAATCTTCTCTACGATCGTCACTGGTGGACAGGTTGTGTATGCTTTAGGTGCACTTTTCAACCAGTTCTGGGCAATGCAGCTTGGAAGATTTATTTTTGG GATTGGAGGAGAATCACTAGCTGTTGCTCAAAACACCTATGCAGTCAGCTGGTTCAAAGGAAAGGAACTTAACACAGTGTTTGGCCTCCAGCTAAGTATGGCAAGAGTGGGATCAACAGTCAACTTTTGGTCCATGGTGCCGCTATATAACTGGGTGCAAACATTTTCAGATGGTTACAGAGCACTCGGATATTCGTTATTATTCG CTGGCATCACTTGTGTGTTCTCCCTCATCTGTGCCCTGATTTTGGGTGTGCTGGACAAGAAGCGATCCAAAGCCCTCCACCTCAGCGCTGCGTTGTCTGGAGAAAAAGTCAAATTTTCAGATGTTTTGACGTTCCCAGTGTCATTTTGGCTGATATCTGTCATTTGTGTTGCTTATTATGTTGCCATCTTCCCCTTCATTGGTCTAGCAAA GGTTTTCTTCATGCGTAAGTATGATCTGGATGACAACTCTGCAAATTCAGTGAGCGGTGTGGTGTATATCATCTCCGCCATTGCCTCACCAATCCTGGGCAACCTAGTGGACCGAACTGGACGAAATGTGATGTGGGTGTTCATGGCAGTCGTGGTCACCTTGGGATGCCATGTTGTGCTCACTTTTACCTTTTGGAATCCCTTTATACCCATG AGTGTTTTAGGCTTAGCATATTCCTTGCTGGCCAGTGCACTGTGGCCCATGGTTTCCCTTATCATTCCTGAGCATCAGCTTGGCACAGCTTATGGCAT AATGCAGAGTGTTCAGAACTTAGGGCTGGCTGTCGTAAGCATCCTCGCAGGACTGATTGTTGACAAGAGTGGCTACATGATGTTGGAGATGTTCTACATTATCTGGCTCTGCA ttgCCTTGATATCAACTGTGATAGTATGGCTGTCAGACTCAGCCAGAGGAGGCTACCTAAATATGCCAGTCagcaagagagagaaatatgaggaaGATAGAGA GCAACTGCTCAGCTCCTAG
- the LOC127004104 gene encoding major facilitator superfamily domain-containing protein 1-like isoform X1 gives MVEGSMHSDGEDGSEPMPTGGVISAAPEDTPDNHESEGAENVVSGCGNCCNPAWGPFRFIGLFFMCFLGFGSYFCYDTPGSLQDHIKEDMDVDTVQFASLYSLYSWPNVVLCFIGGFLIDRVFGIRWGTIIFSTIVTGGQVVYALGALFNQFWAMQLGRFIFGIGGESLAVAQNTYAVSWFKGKELNTVFGLQLSMARVGSTVNFWSMVPLYNWVQTFSDGYRALGYSLLFAGITCVFSLICALILGVLDKKRSKALHLSAALSGEKVKFSDVLTFPVSFWLISVICVAYYVAIFPFIGLAKVFFMRKYDLDDNSANSVSGVVYIISAIASPILGNLVDRTGRNVMWVFMAVVVTLGCHVVLTFTFWNPFIPMSVLGLAYSLLASALWPMVSLIIPEHQLGTAYGIMQSVQNLGLAVVSILAGLIVDKSGYMMLEMFYIIWLCIALAATAVIGVVDSSGDGYLLKSARARLRDFPQQPADGKSNEAFDEKL, from the exons ATGGTGGAAGGCTCGATGCATAGTGACGGGGAAGACGGTAGTGAGCCCATGCCTACTGGTGGTGTGATCAGTGCAGCTCCCGAGGACACGCCAGATAACCATGAGTCTGAG GGCGCGGAAAATGTGGTGTCTGGCTGTGGGAATTGCTGTAACCCCGCCTGGGGTCCATTCAGATTCATTGGTTTGTTCTTCATGTGCTTCCTGGGCTTTG GCTCGTACTTCTGCTATGACACTCCCGGCTCCTTGCAAGATCACATAAAGGAAGACATGGATGTTGACACAGTCCAGTTTGCCAGCCTGTACTCCCTCTACTCCTGGCCAAATGTTGTACTCTGCTTCATCGGGGGATTTCTCATTGACAG AGTCTTTGGTATCAGATGGGGAACAATAATCTTCTCTACGATCGTCACTGGTGGACAGGTTGTGTATGCTTTAGGTGCACTTTTCAACCAGTTCTGGGCAATGCAGCTTGGAAGATTTATTTTTGG GATTGGAGGAGAATCACTAGCTGTTGCTCAAAACACCTATGCAGTCAGCTGGTTCAAAGGAAAGGAACTTAACACAGTGTTTGGCCTCCAGCTAAGTATGGCAAGAGTGGGATCAACAGTCAACTTTTGGTCCATGGTGCCGCTATATAACTGGGTGCAAACATTTTCAGATGGTTACAGAGCACTCGGATATTCGTTATTATTCG CTGGCATCACTTGTGTGTTCTCCCTCATCTGTGCCCTGATTTTGGGTGTGCTGGACAAGAAGCGATCCAAAGCCCTCCACCTCAGCGCTGCGTTGTCTGGAGAAAAAGTCAAATTTTCAGATGTTTTGACGTTCCCAGTGTCATTTTGGCTGATATCTGTCATTTGTGTTGCTTATTATGTTGCCATCTTCCCCTTCATTGGTCTAGCAAA GGTTTTCTTCATGCGTAAGTATGATCTGGATGACAACTCTGCAAATTCAGTGAGCGGTGTGGTGTATATCATCTCCGCCATTGCCTCACCAATCCTGGGCAACCTAGTGGACCGAACTGGACGAAATGTGATGTGGGTGTTCATGGCAGTCGTGGTCACCTTGGGATGCCATGTTGTGCTCACTTTTACCTTTTGGAATCCCTTTATACCCATG AGTGTTTTAGGCTTAGCATATTCCTTGCTGGCCAGTGCACTGTGGCCCATGGTTTCCCTTATCATTCCTGAGCATCAGCTTGGCACAGCTTATGGCAT AATGCAGAGTGTTCAGAACTTAGGGCTGGCTGTCGTAAGCATCCTCGCAGGACTGATTGTTGACAAGAGTGGCTACATGATGTTGGAGATGTTCTACATTATCTGGCTCTGCA TTGCTTTAGCTGCAACAGCAGTCATAGGTGTCGTGGACAGTAGTGGTGATGGGTATCTTCTTAAGTCAGCTCGTGCTAGACTCCGAGACTTCCCTCAGCAGCCAGCAGATGGAAAGTCAAATGAAGCCTTTGATGAGAAGCTTTGA
- the LOC127004107 gene encoding biogenesis of lysosome-related organelles complex 1 subunit 1-like — MLSSMVKEHQGRQQARKEEQERRRKEAIQASSNLTHALVDHLNVGVAQAYLNQRRLDSEAIQLEQNATNFQRQTSQWLSLVSSFTDSMKEVGHVQNWATTIEADMRTISTALEYAYKVEQQSGSGGGPAT, encoded by the exons ATGCTGTCGTCCATGGTTAAGGAACATCAAGGTCGACAGCAAGCTCGTAAAGAGGAACAAG AGCGACGCCGAAAAGAAGCCATACAGGCGAGCAGCAACTTGACTCATGCTTTGGTAGACCACCTTAATGTTGG AGTGGCACAGGCCTACCTCAACCAGCGCCGCCTGGACAGTGAGGCCATCCAGTTGGAGCAAAATGCAACCAACTTCCAACGGCAAACCTCCCAGTGGCTGAGTCTGGTGTCATCATTCACAGACTCCATGAAGGAAGTGGGCCATGTGCAGAACTGGGCCACCACCATTGAGGCTGACATGCGTACCATCTCCACAGCTCTTGAGTATGCCTacaaag TGGAGCAGCAGAGTGGCAGTGGTGGAGGACCAGCCACTTGA
- the LOC127004110 gene encoding proteasome subunit beta type-2-like — protein MELECLIGMRFNDFVLMATDMSHLQRIMVQKSDDDKMHQLSSHLVMAVAGEAGDTTQFAEYIAKNIQLYKMRNGYELSPSAAVHFTRHTLATHLRSREPYTVNLLMGGFDPKTSKAELFYMDFLGSSVPVNFYGFGYGGMFTLSITDREYRPDMTETEAYDLMKKCVSEVKRRFIVNLPKFRVRLINKDGLKDLPVIVAEGEAA, from the exons ATGGAGCTGGAGTGTCTCATTG gtatgaGGTTCAATGATTTTGTGCTGATGGCAACAGACATGAGCCATCTTCAGAGGATCATGGTGCAAAAATCAG ATGATGACAAGATGCATCAGCTATCAAGCCATTTGGTGATGGCAGTGGCTGGAGAGGCAGGAGACACCACCCAATTTGCAGAATACATAGCCAAGAACATTCAGTTATACAAGATGCGCAATGGCTATGAGTTGTCTCCCTCTGCTGCCGTACACTTCACACGCCACACTCTCGCCACCCACCTTCGCTCAAGG GAACCCTACACAGTAAACCTGTTGATGGGAGGATTCGATCCCAAAACGAGCAAAGCAGAATTGTTCTACATGGACTTCCTGGGTTCCTCAGTTCCAGTCAATTTCTATGGGTTTGGGTATGGCGGCATGTTCACTCTGTCCATCACTGACAGGGAGTACAGACCTG ACATGAcggaaacagaggcttatgaccTCATGAAGAAATGTGTATCGGAGGTGAAGCGGAGGTTTATCGTGAACCTTCCCAAGTTCCGGGTGCGCCTGATCAACAAGGATGGGCTGAAGGATCTGCCGGTCATTGTTGCCGAAGGAGAGGCAGCATAG